From a region of the Acidiferrobacterales bacterium genome:
- a CDS encoding amidase family protein yields MNELLTKSACEITQLLAEKQVRPTELVEISAKRIAQVEPLINAMPTVCIDKALERAREIENNPPDTHHVRGWLGGLPISIKDTLETAGVRTTFGSPIYADYIPPASNILVQLLESRGAIMMGKSNTPEFAAGASTFNEVFGKTRNPWDTTKSVAGSSGGACAGVATGEVWLATGSDFGGSLRTPASFNSVVGLRPSPGCVPRNHTLDPFDALHVHGPIARNTQDIALFLDAMSASHTHDPLSLPAPTNPYMHSIRNPIAPKRIAYSSDLGVTHVDPKIDAICREATGYFQHFDTIIEEKCSDFAGAIESFNVLRGASFAMNFAQEYSQNRDLLKPEIVWNIEQGMKLSADDIGQAQRTQARIFESLAEFFDQYDLLVSPCAIVEPFDVDQRYVESIGEYVFSNYFEWIAITFAITLTGCPTLALPAGFTDSGLPVGIQITAPPRGEPSLLSAGYLLEQETTIAQLLPIDPIVRHTIVP; encoded by the coding sequence ATGAATGAGTTATTGACCAAGTCTGCCTGCGAAATCACCCAACTGCTGGCAGAAAAACAGGTACGACCGACAGAACTTGTCGAGATCAGTGCCAAACGAATTGCGCAAGTTGAGCCACTCATCAACGCGATGCCAACTGTGTGCATCGACAAAGCGCTGGAACGGGCCAGGGAAATCGAGAACAATCCGCCGGATACCCACCATGTTCGGGGCTGGCTCGGCGGCCTGCCGATTTCAATCAAGGATACATTGGAAACCGCGGGGGTGCGAACCACGTTCGGCTCGCCGATTTACGCCGATTACATTCCCCCAGCGTCCAACATTCTCGTTCAACTGCTTGAGTCACGCGGCGCGATCATGATGGGAAAATCCAATACTCCGGAATTCGCCGCCGGCGCAAGCACCTTCAACGAGGTTTTCGGCAAGACACGCAATCCCTGGGATACGACAAAGTCGGTTGCGGGCTCATCTGGCGGTGCGTGTGCCGGTGTAGCAACCGGTGAAGTCTGGCTGGCAACCGGCAGCGATTTTGGCGGGAGCCTCAGGACACCTGCAAGTTTCAATTCGGTTGTCGGATTACGCCCGAGTCCCGGCTGTGTTCCCAGAAACCACACGTTGGATCCGTTCGACGCATTGCATGTTCACGGGCCGATCGCCCGCAACACCCAGGATATCGCATTGTTTCTTGACGCAATGTCCGCAAGTCACACTCACGACCCTTTGAGCCTGCCCGCTCCAACCAATCCCTATATGCATTCAATCAGAAATCCAATTGCTCCGAAAAGAATTGCATATTCGTCAGACCTTGGCGTAACTCACGTTGATCCGAAAATCGACGCGATCTGCCGGGAGGCGACCGGATATTTCCAGCACTTCGATACTATCATCGAAGAAAAGTGTTCAGACTTCGCTGGTGCGATTGAGAGTTTCAATGTTCTGCGCGGTGCTTCGTTTGCAATGAATTTTGCGCAGGAGTACAGTCAGAACAGAGATCTGCTGAAGCCTGAAATTGTCTGGAATATCGAGCAAGGCATGAAGTTGTCTGCTGATGACATTGGACAGGCTCAGCGAACCCAGGCCAGGATATTCGAATCGCTGGCGGAATTTTTCGATCAATACGACCTCCTTGTTTCGCCGTGTGCGATCGTCGAGCCGTTTGACGTTGATCAGCGATATGTTGAGTCGATTGGAGAGTATGTCTTCAGCAATTATTTCGAGTGGATCGCCATCACCTTCGCAATCACTCTGACCGGCTGCCCCACACTGGCGTTGCCTGCGGGATTCACAGATAGCGGTTTGCCCGTTGGAATTCAGATAACTGCCCCGCCGCGCGGCGAGCCTTCCTTGCTGTCAGCTGGATATTTGCTGGAGCAGGAAACAACAATCGCTCAGTTGCTGCCGATCGATCCCATAGTCAGACACACTATCGTTCCTTGA
- a CDS encoding Na+/H+ antiporter subunit E, which translates to MKSFLALLFFLILFWLALSGHYNGLLLSLGLVSCVGVALIAKRMDVADHGGSAIQKWSPRILMAFCIYLVWLAKEIVLSTITVARMILTNGGRVSPEVIDLSAKGMDDLEKVIYANSITLTPGTLTVDVNGDHLTVHTVRSDLLESLKRGDMADRVRRIYNSRGKKA; encoded by the coding sequence ATGAAATCATTCCTTGCGCTATTGTTTTTCCTGATCCTTTTCTGGCTTGCCTTATCAGGTCACTACAACGGTCTGCTTCTGAGTCTGGGACTGGTATCGTGCGTGGGAGTCGCGCTGATCGCCAAACGGATGGATGTTGCCGACCACGGCGGCAGTGCCATCCAGAAATGGTCGCCGAGAATATTGATGGCTTTTTGCATTTACCTGGTCTGGCTGGCTAAGGAAATTGTGTTGTCCACCATCACTGTGGCGAGAATGATTCTGACCAACGGTGGCCGCGTAAGCCCGGAAGTGATTGATCTGTCAGCAAAAGGCATGGACGATTTGGAAAAGGTCATCTACGCTAACTCCATCACACTGACGCCGGGAACACTCACCGTCGATGTGAATGGCGACCACCTGACTGTCCATACCGTACGCAGCGACTTGCTTGAGTCCCTAAAACGCGGTGACATGGCCGACCGGGTACGCAGGATATACAACAGCCGCGGTAAAAAGGCATGA
- a CDS encoding monovalent cation/H+ antiporter complex subunit F, giving the protein MITAALFAVLVAMVLLLARAFMGPTIFDRLLAINNFGTKTVIVLALYGFMTERPEFLDIALVYALCNFIATIAVLKYFQYGDLGHAGKQAEDEVS; this is encoded by the coding sequence ATGATTACCGCAGCACTATTCGCAGTTTTGGTCGCGATGGTGTTGCTGCTCGCCAGAGCCTTCATGGGGCCGACTATTTTCGACCGGCTGCTGGCAATCAACAACTTCGGCACAAAAACGGTCATTGTGCTCGCTTTGTATGGATTCATGACCGAGCGCCCGGAATTTCTCGACATTGCATTGGTGTACGCACTTTGCAACTTCATTGCCACGATTGCAGTACTCAAGTACTTCCAGTACGGCGACTTGGGCCATGCCGGCAAACAAGCGGAGGATGAAGTGTCGTGA
- the mnhG gene encoding monovalent cation/H(+) antiporter subunit G, translating to MTEQFLPIVRDICLVAGVLCVLVGSLGVLRFPDFFSRIHATGITETAGIGFIVAGLIVEAGISLVAVKLLFILIFIFLTSPTSSHALAKTAIHAGLAPLTDRGGNRPSN from the coding sequence GTGACTGAGCAATTCTTGCCCATCGTTCGCGACATCTGCCTCGTTGCCGGTGTCCTGTGTGTTCTTGTTGGCAGCCTTGGAGTCCTGCGATTCCCTGATTTTTTCAGTCGAATTCACGCAACTGGGATCACAGAAACCGCAGGTATCGGCTTTATTGTTGCCGGATTGATTGTTGAGGCTGGCATCAGTCTCGTTGCGGTGAAACTTCTGTTCATTTTGATATTCATCTTCCTCACCAGCCCGACATCCTCGCATGCGCTTGCCAAAACAGCAATTCACGCGGGACTTGCACCCTTGACAGACAGAGGAGGTAATCGGCCATCGAATTGA
- a CDS encoding DUF4040 domain-containing protein yields the protein MIVNVVLLAFLLATAIYVSRMTMLFGAVMVYGIYSLLCATLFVVLDAVDVAFTEAAVGTGISTVLMLSAMSLTGARIEAIHRRKPVLALCAALGLGGALLWGMSDMPQFADATAPPNVHVAPYYLEESSEQIGIPNVVTSVLASYRGYDTLGEVVVIFTAGIGVISLLGRTARRRED from the coding sequence TTGATTGTCAATGTGGTATTGCTGGCCTTCCTGCTGGCAACTGCAATCTATGTATCGCGCATGACCATGCTGTTCGGAGCCGTTATGGTTTATGGCATTTACAGCTTGCTGTGCGCGACCCTGTTTGTCGTGCTGGATGCGGTTGATGTCGCATTCACTGAAGCGGCAGTGGGTACGGGAATTTCAACAGTTCTGATGCTGAGTGCGATGTCACTGACGGGGGCTCGCATCGAAGCCATTCACCGTCGAAAACCTGTACTGGCACTGTGTGCCGCGCTTGGACTCGGTGGCGCATTACTGTGGGGAATGTCCGACATGCCGCAGTTTGCTGATGCGACAGCCCCGCCAAATGTACATGTGGCGCCCTACTATCTTGAGGAGTCTTCGGAGCAAATCGGGATTCCAAACGTCGTCACGTCGGTACTGGCAAGCTACCGGGGTTACGATACGCTAGGGGAAGTAGTCGTGATCTTTACCGCAGGAATCGGTGTGATATCGCTTCTGGGCAGGACAGCCCGACGCAGAGAGGATTAG
- a CDS encoding Na(+)/H(+) antiporter subunit B produces MQQHLVLNLVAKILIPFIILFALYVQFHGDYGPGGGFQAGVIFGAGFILYGLIFGKDSAVRVVPQSLIYCMAAVGVLLYTIVGVAGMLLGGEFLNYSVLLSDPVAGQHVGILLIELGVGITVASVMICLFFSYANYRHPDNEQDAAQD; encoded by the coding sequence ATGCAACAGCATCTGGTATTGAATCTCGTAGCAAAGATACTGATTCCATTCATTATCCTGTTCGCCCTGTATGTCCAGTTCCACGGCGATTATGGTCCGGGCGGGGGATTTCAGGCAGGTGTCATATTCGGTGCCGGATTCATACTCTACGGACTGATTTTCGGCAAGGATTCGGCTGTTCGGGTGGTTCCCCAATCGCTGATTTACTGCATGGCAGCAGTCGGCGTGCTCCTGTACACCATCGTCGGTGTGGCAGGTATGCTGTTGGGTGGGGAGTTTCTGAACTATAGCGTACTTCTTTCCGACCCTGTTGCAGGTCAGCATGTGGGGATATTGTTGATTGAACTCGGAGTCGGAATCACTGTTGCGTCGGTCATGATCTGTCTGTTTTTCAGTTACGCGAACTACCGACATCCGGACAACGAGCAAGATGCCGCACAGGACTGA
- a CDS encoding cation:proton antiporter subunit C: MTTFLGMFNYWAVIALMMTGLYIVIAANNYIKKIIGLNIFQTSVFIMYISIGKVSGGTAPILTGQPEVYSNPLPHVLILTAIVVGVATTALGLALIVRIRSAFGTIDDHDVREVINE, from the coding sequence ATGACAACGTTCCTAGGGATGTTCAATTACTGGGCGGTCATCGCCTTGATGATGACCGGTTTGTACATCGTCATTGCTGCCAACAATTACATCAAGAAGATTATCGGACTGAACATTTTCCAGACATCGGTCTTTATCATGTATATCAGTATCGGGAAAGTCAGTGGAGGAACCGCACCCATCCTGACCGGCCAGCCGGAGGTTTACTCCAACCCCTTGCCACATGTTCTCATACTTACCGCAATTGTAGTCGGTGTCGCGACAACGGCACTCGGGTTAGCCCTGATTGTAAGGATCCGCTCCGCTTTCGGAACAATTGACGATCACGATGTCCGGGAAGTCATAAACGAGTGA
- a CDS encoding monovalent cation/H+ antiporter subunit D family protein, which produces MNALTPHLSALQIILPLIAAPLCTIVRLPRVTWAVAMVVSVLCSVIAFAILEQVQTNGTIIYALGGWAAPWGIEYRIDDANAFVLLIISVINVFGILYARASIPSELPDDRISWLYTAWLLCFTGLCGITISGDVFNVFVFLEVSSLSTYILVSFGTDRRALTAALRYLIVGTVAATFYVIGIGLLYALTGTLNMADLAQRLPDVAAPRTVLVAFGFIAVGLSIKMALFPFHSWLPNAYAFAPNAVTAFLAGTATKAAIYVFMRLVLTIFPAGFFANSTVAYLIILAAGIAGAFVASTIAFFRKDLKRMFAWSSIGQIGYMAIGLGLATSAGVAASFLHLFNHALMKTAVFMAIGCLFVTTGSTTLDSLKNAGRTMPWTTAAILIGGLSLIGIPFTTGFVSKWYLVTAALELDMWWLAALVLAGSLVTAAYVWKVVETAYFRPDPDSTCTRSEAPLSLLIPTWVLVIANIYFGVNAQFTGAQALRAAEAIFGFSS; this is translated from the coding sequence GTGAACGCGTTGACGCCACACCTCAGTGCCCTGCAAATCATTCTGCCACTGATCGCAGCGCCACTATGTACGATCGTCCGTCTGCCACGGGTGACTTGGGCAGTCGCGATGGTTGTCAGTGTGCTGTGCAGTGTCATTGCGTTCGCAATACTGGAACAGGTTCAGACAAATGGCACGATCATCTACGCACTCGGCGGCTGGGCTGCGCCCTGGGGGATCGAATATAGAATTGATGACGCCAATGCATTCGTTCTTCTCATAATCAGTGTTATCAATGTCTTTGGCATTCTCTATGCCAGGGCAAGTATTCCGAGCGAACTGCCCGATGATCGGATCAGCTGGTTATATACCGCTTGGTTGTTGTGCTTCACCGGCCTTTGTGGGATCACAATCTCCGGCGATGTCTTCAACGTTTTCGTCTTTCTGGAAGTCTCTTCACTTTCCACCTATATTTTGGTCAGTTTTGGCACCGACAGACGCGCACTCACAGCCGCATTGCGCTACCTGATTGTCGGTACAGTCGCCGCGACCTTCTATGTGATAGGTATCGGTCTGCTCTATGCCCTGACCGGTACCCTGAACATGGCTGATCTGGCACAGAGACTCCCCGACGTGGCCGCACCAAGAACCGTACTGGTCGCCTTCGGTTTCATTGCTGTCGGACTCAGCATCAAGATGGCCTTGTTTCCGTTTCACAGCTGGTTGCCGAACGCCTATGCATTCGCACCGAACGCAGTCACTGCTTTTCTCGCCGGTACCGCGACCAAGGCCGCAATTTATGTATTCATGCGACTCGTGCTCACGATCTTCCCCGCTGGTTTTTTCGCCAATTCAACGGTCGCCTACCTGATCATCCTGGCCGCAGGAATTGCGGGTGCGTTTGTCGCCTCGACCATCGCCTTCTTCCGCAAGGACCTCAAGCGGATGTTCGCTTGGTCAAGCATCGGTCAAATCGGCTATATGGCGATCGGGTTGGGACTTGCGACATCAGCCGGGGTCGCCGCTTCCTTTCTTCATCTTTTCAACCATGCCCTGATGAAAACCGCCGTATTCATGGCGATCGGCTGCCTGTTCGTGACAACCGGCTCAACCACACTCGATTCACTGAAAAACGCAGGGAGAACAATGCCGTGGACGACAGCCGCCATCCTCATCGGAGGATTGAGTCTGATCGGAATTCCGTTCACGACAGGATTCGTCAGCAAATGGTACCTGGTGACAGCAGCCCTTGAATTGGATATGTGGTGGTTGGCCGCGCTGGTCCTTGCCGGGTCCCTGGTGACGGCCGCTTACGTTTGGAAAGTAGTGGAAACCGCCTACTTCAGACCTGACCCCGATTCCACCTGCACAAGATCGGAAGCGCCGCTGTCGCTGCTGATCCCGACCTGGGTACTGGTTATCGCCAATATCTACTTCGGCGTCAACGCACAATTTACCGGCGCACAGGCACTTCGCGCGGCTGAAGCGATCTTCGGATTCTCATCATGA
- a CDS encoding proton-conducting transporter membrane subunit: MITAQFALLLSILVPLGAVGPIGLLSRYPNLRETATIIASVITFILVAIVYLSVRHGVEPQLTLIEPFAGVSIAFRAEPLGMLFALMASFLWIVTSIYSIGYMRGHHEQNQTRFFMFFAIAISCTLGAAFAANGFTLFLFYEALTLSTFPLVTHKGDDKAKRAGRIYLFILLGTSVGFFLLALIWTWQMAGHLDFQAGGVFDSNHSRTVLNILLVLYIFGIGKAALMPFHRWLPTAMVAPTPVSALLHAVAVVKTGVFAILKICVYLFGVDLVASLPAHNFLAYVAAFTIIATAIIALRKDNLKARLAYSTIGQLSYIVLGAMTANAWGIVGGGMHMLMHGFGKITLFFCAGAILVAAHKTQISQLRGIGRKMPVTMTAFLIGSISIVGAPPTGGLWSKWYLLLGIVETHEWILLGALILGSLLSAVYLLPIVVRAFYPATDSATEVSEAPISTRIAMLTCSAGCIVLFAAPNFAYDLMSTIVNFGTS; this comes from the coding sequence ATGATCACCGCTCAGTTCGCCCTGCTTCTGTCGATTCTCGTTCCTCTCGGAGCGGTCGGGCCGATCGGATTATTGTCGCGTTACCCGAATCTGCGCGAGACAGCAACCATCATCGCTTCGGTCATCACGTTCATTCTGGTTGCCATCGTTTACCTATCGGTCAGACACGGTGTCGAACCCCAACTCACACTGATTGAACCCTTTGCGGGTGTATCAATTGCATTCAGGGCCGAACCGTTGGGCATGCTGTTCGCACTGATGGCAAGCTTCCTGTGGATTGTTACATCAATCTACTCGATTGGCTACATGCGCGGGCATCATGAACAGAATCAGACCCGTTTTTTCATGTTTTTCGCGATCGCGATTTCCTGCACGCTGGGAGCTGCGTTTGCAGCCAATGGTTTTACCCTGTTTCTGTTTTATGAGGCACTGACACTGTCAACATTTCCGCTGGTCACTCACAAAGGGGACGACAAGGCCAAGAGAGCCGGGCGGATTTACCTTTTCATATTGCTTGGCACATCGGTCGGCTTTTTCCTCCTTGCCCTGATTTGGACATGGCAAATGGCCGGTCACCTGGATTTTCAGGCCGGCGGTGTATTCGATTCCAATCACAGCAGGACGGTACTCAATATCCTGTTGGTGCTTTACATATTTGGAATTGGCAAGGCGGCACTGATGCCGTTTCACAGATGGCTGCCTACCGCGATGGTTGCGCCGACCCCGGTCAGTGCGCTGCTTCACGCAGTTGCTGTTGTGAAAACCGGTGTATTTGCGATCCTGAAAATATGCGTGTATCTGTTCGGCGTCGATCTTGTCGCTTCTTTGCCCGCTCACAATTTTCTTGCCTATGTCGCTGCGTTCACCATCATCGCTACGGCAATCATCGCACTTAGAAAGGACAATCTAAAAGCGAGACTGGCGTACTCGACAATCGGACAGTTATCTTATATTGTGCTTGGTGCCATGACGGCCAATGCTTGGGGAATTGTTGGTGGCGGAATGCACATGCTTATGCATGGATTCGGGAAGATCACGCTGTTTTTCTGTGCGGGGGCGATTCTGGTCGCTGCACACAAAACGCAGATCAGCCAGTTGCGCGGCATCGGGCGGAAGATGCCGGTGACCATGACCGCATTTCTGATCGGCAGCATTTCGATTGTCGGTGCACCGCCAACGGGTGGACTTTGGAGCAAGTGGTATCTGCTTCTGGGAATCGTCGAAACGCATGAGTGGATACTTCTTGGTGCGCTGATACTCGGCTCACTGCTCAGTGCAGTCTATCTGCTGCCAATTGTCGTTCGTGCGTTTTATCCCGCTACCGACAGTGCAACCGAAGTCAGTGAGGCACCGATTTCGACCAGGATTGCGATGCTGACCTGCTCGGCGGGATGCATCGTTCTGTTTGCCGCGCCGAACTTTGCGTATGACCTGATGTCCACTATTGTCAATTTCGGTACATCGTGA
- a CDS encoding Na(+)/H(+) antiporter subunit D produces the protein MTELPSFAIFFIGAAGALLLKGRALSSWAIAVPVISGLLLVLSDPAEQEVAISIAGLELAIFKPDRLSLVFGYVFHIAAIFGGIFSWRMTNPISKAAALIYAGSALGAVFCRDLISLFVFWELMAFSSAYLVICSGSAKAAQAGVRYLVIQIISGLLLLAGAVLHYSQTGSIEFTHMGLSGTAALLIFIAFGIKCAFPLLHNWLTDAYPESTPDGTVFLSAFTTKVAVYALARGFAGTESLIYIGALMTCFPIFYAVIENDLRRVLAYSMINQIGFMVCGIGIGTELAINGATAHAFNDVIFKGLMMMSMGAVLYRTGKMNGSDLGGLYKSMPKTAALCIVGAASISAFPLFSGFVSKSMVMSAALEEGYMIIWIALLFASAGVFHHAGIKIPFFAFFSHDSGIRVKEAPTSMLIAMGIAAFLCIGIGSFPQFLYGLLPYETNYTAYDTTHVLAQIQILLFSALAFVWLKLSGIYPPELRSVNIDVEWVYRKGLFAAYKTGAYIVQTLVLYGYSLLTGLAKNTFKGIARFTGRSSRLANERTVDLMIISVVVTFAVILVYHLFNL, from the coding sequence ATGACTGAATTGCCTTCATTCGCAATATTTTTCATCGGTGCGGCCGGCGCACTGCTTCTGAAAGGCAGAGCTCTGTCATCTTGGGCCATTGCAGTCCCTGTCATCAGTGGATTGCTACTGGTTCTTTCCGACCCGGCTGAGCAGGAGGTCGCGATATCGATTGCCGGGTTGGAGCTCGCGATATTCAAGCCCGACCGACTCAGTCTTGTCTTCGGTTATGTCTTCCACATCGCCGCAATCTTCGGGGGAATTTTCTCCTGGCGAATGACCAATCCGATTTCGAAGGCGGCGGCACTGATCTATGCAGGTTCAGCACTCGGCGCTGTGTTTTGCCGAGACTTGATTTCGTTGTTTGTTTTCTGGGAACTGATGGCGTTTTCGTCCGCCTATCTCGTGATATGCAGCGGTTCCGCCAAGGCAGCTCAGGCAGGTGTTCGCTACCTGGTCATACAGATCATTTCCGGTCTGTTGCTGCTGGCTGGTGCGGTACTGCACTACAGTCAGACCGGAAGCATTGAATTTACCCATATGGGACTGTCTGGTACAGCGGCTCTATTGATATTTATCGCATTCGGAATCAAATGTGCCTTTCCGCTGCTTCACAACTGGCTGACGGATGCCTATCCTGAGTCCACACCTGACGGAACCGTTTTTCTCAGTGCGTTTACGACAAAGGTTGCGGTCTACGCCCTGGCAAGAGGCTTTGCGGGGACGGAGTCACTGATCTATATCGGTGCACTTATGACCTGCTTTCCGATTTTCTACGCAGTCATTGAAAATGACCTCCGGCGCGTGCTCGCCTACAGCATGATCAACCAGATCGGGTTCATGGTATGCGGAATCGGAATTGGAACTGAACTTGCGATTAACGGTGCGACCGCACACGCATTCAATGATGTCATATTCAAGGGCCTGATGATGATGTCCATGGGTGCGGTACTTTACCGGACCGGCAAGATGAACGGATCTGATCTAGGCGGTCTTTACAAGTCCATGCCCAAGACCGCGGCTTTATGCATCGTCGGTGCGGCGTCCATCTCGGCGTTTCCATTATTCAGCGGTTTCGTCAGTAAGTCCATGGTCATGTCTGCCGCACTCGAAGAAGGATATATGATTATCTGGATCGCACTGTTGTTCGCCTCAGCCGGCGTCTTCCATCACGCTGGAATAAAAATTCCATTTTTTGCGTTCTTCTCCCACGACTCGGGAATTCGTGTGAAGGAAGCGCCGACAAGTATGTTGATTGCTATGGGAATCGCGGCCTTTCTGTGCATCGGAATCGGAAGTTTTCCGCAATTCCTGTATGGCCTGCTGCCATATGAAACCAATTACACTGCCTACGATACGACTCATGTTCTGGCTCAAATTCAGATTCTGCTGTTTTCGGCTTTGGCCTTCGTCTGGCTCAAGCTCTCCGGTATCTATCCCCCGGAACTGCGAAGTGTAAACATCGACGTCGAATGGGTCTATCGCAAAGGCCTGTTCGCGGCATACAAAACCGGTGCCTACATAGTCCAAACATTGGTGTTGTATGGATACTCATTACTCACTGGTCTGGCAAAGAACACCTTCAAAGGAATTGCCCGATTCACCGGAAGGTCATCCAGATTGGCAAACGAGCGAACAGTCGATCTGATGATCATTTCGGTCGTGGTGACTTTTGCAGTGATTCTAGTCTATCACCTGTTCAATCTATAG
- a CDS encoding alanine/glycine:cation symporter family protein has product MGRVFLALGLLACSATNAYAGIDEAINSATAPIASFIGKVVFFKVPIGDAALPVVVLWLVVGAVFFTFYMRFINLRGFKHALQLIRGDYADPKSHGEVSHFQALATAVSGTVGIGNIGGVAVAVTVGGPGATFWLIMAGFLGMSTKFVECTLGVKYREEFEDGHVSGGPMYYLRKGFSERGMEGFGKFIGTFYAIGIFIGALGIGNMFQSNQAYVQLNHVAGGALDGFGWVVGLILAAVVFSVIVGGIKSIARVTEKIVPFMAIFYCFFALIVIFMNSDAIPQAVVNIFAGAFTGEGVAGGALGAMIIGFQRAVFSNEAGIGSASIAHSAVKTNEPVTEGVVSLLEPFIDTIIICTITALVIGTAQVAAPGFAGDAQGVAMTSAAFEREFTWFPIPLAFAALLFAFSTMISWSYYGLKGWTYMFGEDERGQTIYKIIFCGFVALGCIVQLGPILDISDALVFLICVPNILGLYFLAPIVKREMESYFARVESGEIKNFRNTGS; this is encoded by the coding sequence ATGGGCAGAGTCTTTTTAGCCCTTGGTTTGCTGGCTTGTTCGGCGACCAATGCTTACGCGGGGATTGACGAAGCAATCAACAGTGCAACTGCACCGATCGCGTCATTCATCGGAAAAGTTGTATTTTTCAAAGTTCCAATCGGCGATGCCGCCTTGCCTGTAGTGGTACTGTGGTTGGTGGTCGGTGCCGTTTTCTTCACCTTTTATATGCGGTTTATTAACCTGCGGGGATTCAAGCACGCGTTGCAGTTAATCCGAGGTGATTACGCTGACCCCAAAAGCCATGGTGAGGTCTCCCACTTCCAGGCGCTGGCGACTGCGGTCTCGGGCACTGTCGGCATCGGTAACATTGGAGGTGTCGCGGTTGCGGTCACCGTCGGTGGGCCGGGTGCGACGTTCTGGCTGATCATGGCCGGGTTCCTGGGTATGTCAACAAAATTCGTTGAATGTACATTGGGAGTCAAGTATCGCGAAGAATTCGAGGACGGGCATGTTTCAGGCGGTCCGATGTATTACCTCAGAAAAGGTTTTTCTGAACGCGGTATGGAGGGTTTCGGTAAGTTCATCGGTACATTCTATGCAATTGGCATCTTTATCGGTGCCTTGGGGATTGGCAACATGTTCCAGTCAAACCAGGCATACGTCCAACTCAATCACGTAGCCGGCGGTGCTTTGGATGGTTTCGGCTGGGTAGTCGGGCTGATTCTAGCCGCGGTGGTATTTTCAGTCATCGTTGGCGGTATTAAATCGATAGCCAGGGTCACCGAGAAAATTGTGCCTTTCATGGCTATTTTCTACTGCTTTTTTGCGTTGATCGTCATTTTTATGAATTCGGATGCCATACCTCAAGCGGTTGTCAATATCTTTGCAGGCGCGTTTACCGGTGAGGGAGTTGCCGGTGGTGCGCTCGGAGCGATGATCATTGGATTCCAGCGGGCGGTGTTTTCCAATGAAGCCGGGATCGGCTCAGCATCGATTGCTCACTCGGCAGTCAAGACCAACGAGCCCGTCACTGAAGGCGTGGTTTCCTTGCTTGAACCATTTATCGATACGATCATAATCTGTACGATTACTGCACTGGTTATCGGCACCGCACAGGTCGCAGCTCCGGGCTTTGCCGGAGACGCACAAGGTGTCGCAATGACTTCGGCCGCGTTTGAGCGTGAATTCACCTGGTTCCCGATTCCGCTGGCATTTGCTGCGTTGCTGTTTGCCTTCTCAACCATGATTTCCTGGTCTTACTATGGCCTGAAAGGATGGACTTACATGTTTGGCGAAGACGAGAGAGGTCAGACGATTTACAAGATCATATTCTGTGGTTTCGTGGCGCTGGGGTGTATCGTCCAACTCGGTCCGATATTGGATATATCAGATGCTTTAGTTTTTCTGATCTGTGTTCCCAATATTCTGGGACTGTATTTCCTCGCACCTATTGTGAAAAGGGAGATGGAGTCTTACTTTGCCAGAGTCGAGAGCGGCGAGATCAAGAATTTCAGAAATACCGGATCGTAG
- a CDS encoding universal stress protein, with protein MKENILVALDGSECGERALAAATKHAQITDSRLFLTYVIDWSPYTFNTPEENEQRHQRRESEIQKASETIVNPKAQELKDAGLDTETVVRHGKIAETLVNLTSELDIDQIFIGKIGESRLQTMIFGSVTAALVQTSSVPVTVVP; from the coding sequence ATGAAAGAAAATATTCTGGTTGCTCTAGATGGCAGTGAATGTGGTGAACGCGCCCTCGCAGCAGCGACCAAGCATGCTCAGATTACAGACTCAAGACTTTTTTTGACCTATGTAATTGACTGGTCACCATATACATTCAACACACCTGAAGAAAATGAGCAACGCCATCAGCGTCGTGAATCAGAAATTCAGAAAGCAAGCGAGACAATAGTCAACCCGAAAGCTCAGGAGCTGAAAGATGCCGGTCTTGACACCGAGACTGTCGTTCGCCATGGCAAGATTGCGGAAACTCTGGTAAACCTGACCAGTGAACTTGATATTGATCAGATTTTTATCGGTAAAATTGGTGAATCCCGTTTGCAGACTATGATATTCGGCAGTGTTACCGCCGCGCTAGTTCAAACATCATCAGTACCGGTAACTGTCGTTCCATGA